From a single Bremerella cremea genomic region:
- the cobA gene encoding uroporphyrinogen-III C-methyltransferase — protein MTPISTQPEAQSPGTVYLVGSGPGDPGLLTWRGICCLRKADVVLYDYLSNPELLHYVSPHAERHCLGSHAERKLWTQAQINAQMVAHAQQGKTVVRLKSGDPTVFARAAEEVAALRQHDIPFQIVPGITAALAASAYAGIPLTHSDHASAVAFVTGHEKPGKDGSTIDFGALASFPGTLVFYMGVTTAPQWSAQLIEHGKSADTPCAIIRRCSWPDQETFRCTLGELPSLLHSGSKIRPPVITVVGEVAADRSIPNWFEQRPLFGHSFLVTRPEHQAFSLQQQLAELGAEIVLQPSIAIGPAHDQEPLDAAIENLQSFQWVVFSSANGVTFFIQRLKQLGFDYRRLGHVKFAAIGPGTADQLRSFGFHTDILPEDYRAESLVDALSDTVKQQHVLLIRASRGRDVLPKGLAAAGAHVTEVIAYQSDDVTQPAPEVERRLSGRGVDWIIVTSSAIARATAQLMPQAMQRSKLVSISPITSDTLRELGYEPTVEAKVFTMDGIVEAILAYVAEKNT, from the coding sequence GTGACACCCATCTCAACCCAGCCTGAGGCTCAATCCCCAGGAACTGTTTACCTGGTCGGCAGTGGGCCTGGCGATCCTGGGCTTTTGACCTGGCGCGGCATCTGCTGCCTGAGAAAAGCCGATGTCGTTCTGTACGATTACCTGAGCAATCCGGAACTGCTGCACTACGTTTCGCCTCATGCCGAAAGGCACTGCCTAGGTAGCCACGCCGAACGCAAATTGTGGACGCAAGCTCAAATCAACGCTCAGATGGTGGCCCATGCCCAGCAAGGGAAAACGGTCGTACGGCTGAAAAGTGGCGATCCAACCGTCTTCGCCCGGGCCGCCGAAGAAGTCGCCGCCCTCCGTCAGCATGATATTCCGTTTCAAATTGTCCCTGGTATTACCGCCGCATTGGCCGCCAGCGCGTATGCTGGTATTCCGCTAACCCATTCCGATCATGCTTCGGCGGTCGCCTTTGTGACTGGTCATGAAAAGCCTGGCAAAGATGGTTCAACCATCGACTTTGGGGCGCTCGCAAGTTTTCCGGGCACGCTGGTTTTCTACATGGGCGTCACGACCGCTCCTCAGTGGAGTGCGCAACTCATCGAGCACGGCAAATCGGCAGACACTCCTTGTGCGATTATCCGCCGCTGTAGTTGGCCTGATCAAGAAACGTTCCGCTGCACCTTAGGCGAGCTTCCGAGCCTACTTCATTCTGGTTCGAAGATTCGCCCGCCGGTTATCACGGTGGTCGGCGAAGTGGCAGCCGACCGCAGTATTCCCAATTGGTTCGAGCAGCGACCACTATTCGGTCACTCTTTCCTAGTGACGCGGCCAGAGCATCAAGCTTTCAGCTTACAGCAGCAACTTGCCGAACTGGGGGCAGAGATTGTGCTTCAGCCCTCGATCGCGATTGGTCCAGCCCACGACCAAGAGCCGCTCGATGCTGCGATTGAAAATCTGCAATCGTTTCAATGGGTCGTTTTCTCTAGCGCAAACGGGGTGACCTTCTTTATTCAACGGCTCAAGCAACTTGGCTTCGACTACCGTCGGCTTGGTCACGTGAAGTTTGCTGCAATCGGACCAGGAACCGCCGACCAGCTTCGCTCGTTTGGATTCCATACCGACATCTTGCCGGAAGATTATCGCGCCGAATCGCTAGTCGATGCGTTAAGCGACACCGTTAAGCAGCAGCACGTGCTACTCATTCGGGCTTCTCGCGGCAGGGACGTCCTTCCCAAAGGGCTCGCCGCGGCCGGAGCCCACGTCACGGAAGTCATCGCCTATCAAAGCGACGACGTCACCCAGCCGGCACCAGAAGTCGAGCGACGCCTCAGCGGGCGTGGTGTCGATTGGATTATTGTTACCAGCAGCGCGATTGCCCGGGCCACGGCCCAGTTGATGCCCCAAGCCATGCAGCGCAGCAAGCTGGTCAGCATCAGCCCGATCACTTCCGATACGCTACGAGAACTCGGCTACGAGCCGACCGTCGAGGCTAAGGTCTTTACGATGGACGGTATTGTCGAAGCAATCTTGGCGTATGTGGCAGAGAAGAACACGTAG